The nucleotide window TCCCGTGTCTACGACAGACTTatcttctttgttttaaattagcgCCCTCTACTGGGCAAGACGAGGGCGCTGCTGTTCACAGCATCCTATTTCTTTTGGTGGTAAACTCCCGCACATTTTGGACTAGTTATGACAGAGACTTAATGTGTGGCGTAGCTGTCCTGTTTCGTGTGCTCAAATTTCCCACAGAAGCAAATGCACCTCCTTGGAGAGACGTTTGCATGACGTTCAAAACAAGGACACAGTGGAAACTGGGGAGCATACAGTTTGGTACTTTGGAACAAAACCAACAGGAGGAAGTGTTGGATATTTGACTGAGAAATATCAGTCACCGACTTTGTCTATTCAGTTTACAAGTAAACTGAATAGACAATCTTTCACTAGGCTGGTTGCACAATGAGCCACTAGATTAAACTGCTGGAGAAACCAGATGAGAAGATGCTTTCCGGAGGACTAAGCAGTCAGAAGACCAGGTGAGCTGACTGCTGCTGACATCTATTTTTTTAGGCGCCTGACAATAAGAAGCTTAATGATATCTtcgtttttagttgtttttcgCATTAAAAGTTAAATGCTACCACACCCAGACCAAAAAGCAGACGTTCGTATTTACCTAACACCCCCATGTATCTGCATGAAACGGTTAGCTCCTGCTTTAGCACGTGTTCGTGTTGAGTAGGAGTCAATCGGTAGAAGACGGAAACTACAGGGGCAACCATGCTGccaaaaatagtaataaaaccagattttcataaaaagaaaaataagaaagaaaagacagggCGTAGGGCTGGCAGAAGTACTGGGAGCATCCGACTCCATCTGGACAAGCTCCCGGTATAACTGCCCCCAACGTCAGGTGGCTGAAAAATGACGAGCTGTGCGGCCTGTTTGAAAGAACGTCGTCGTACAAAAACATCAGAGGAGAGGTTGTGGAGAGGAAACTCCTGAAGAACAAGATGGAGTTCCACCCACCTCCACCTCCCACGTCTGTCAAAGGAGGACTGCCGAGCATGACGTCATTTTTCACCACTCCTGTCTTCTTCTGGCGCCCGGTCGGTGTGATGCAAGCGAAGATCCGCTGCCCGAACTCCAACTGCCCAGCACCGCCGGGCGAATTCCTGGAGAAGAAAGGCTTCGGCAGCTACGCCAGGCAGGTGTGTGGCATGACCAACAGCTACACCCTGTTGACGGAGAAGCTGAAGTGTACGTACTGCGAAAAGGTGAGGCGGGTGGCGAGCGAGAAGCACAGCGACACCGAAGAAGTAGGCGGTTGTCGAGAGCAGCAGTACATCTGGCTGGCACACAGTCCCAAGATCTTGATGAACCTGGCTCCGGCTGTTAGAAGCATGTTCCCTGCCATACTGTGCGGAAAGCGGGCCGTGGACAAGGGCGTGGTCACTCTCCTGAACGACCGGGTCAACAGCGTCTCAATGAGCAAGGTGCagaggctgctgcagcagggCCACGACGAGTGGTATGTGGAGCGGCGTGACCTGTACCAGACGCTGCTGTACGAAGCCCATGTTGCTGGTGACGGGTCATCCCAGAAGAGCATCCTGCCCTTCGCGAAGGCCGCTGGCACCTACACGCCTCCTCCGCCCCGCACGCCGCTGCCCTGTGCCCGTGTGCTGAGGCGAGCGCACATGATCATGGAGATGGAGAAGATGCCCGTGTACAGAGCCTCGATCCTCAGTGTGACAGGAGAAATCCTCTGCATTGATGGAACCAAAAAGGTTTGTGTGACGCATCACTTCATGAAGCATCAACCGGTTTATTGTTTACAAAGAGGATTTTGGCCtcactgtaaacattttttattttttattttttccagatcCTCAAGAAGATATATGGCGACGGCCAGGGCACCATGCAGTACGTCACCAGCGTGCTGAACCAGTGGGGCCAGTTCCTGACCACAGTGGTGGTAGCAGCAGAGTCTGAGGGCTGCTACAGGCGCATGGCCAAAGGTCTGATGGCCCGCTTTGACCGAGCTGGTGCTCCTGCACCCATTATCATATATGCAGATAGCAACTGTTGTCGGTATGTAACCATACAGCCCGATAAAAATTGGtcttttatatataatttaaaaaaaaaacaaaatcaagtgaCAGAATCAAAATCGCTAATCAAGTGATATGTGCTGTGCTGATGATATTATTTCAGAGACAGTGGCTCATCCTTCCTGGAGAAACTCTTTGCAGACTGGGTGCAGAAGGGGACGGTGGTCAGACTGGACATTCGACACTGGCTCCACCGCTGGGACGCCGTTGTCATCAAGCAGAGCCACGCCAAATACGGGCTGTTCATGAGTGCCCTGGCAGGCGCGGTGCTGGCCTACAACAGAGACGACATGAGTCTGCTGATCCAGGCAGTCAGGCAGGGCAACCTGGAGCTGTACGGCAGGCTTTCAGACGAGGACATGATGGCCTTCCTCAAACCTCACCAGATAAGGTCCTACGTCAGACGCATCACCCGTGGGGTCGAGGCAAGCGTGGCATTCGATCCATGTTTACGtttcataaacacaaagttcATTTAAACAAATCTGTAGTAGTTAGGAGTGACCATAGTTTACCTATTGATCGTGAATGCATGATATAGGAGACGGCTTCAGCGATTGAGTCCATCATCACTGAGCTGAAGGGACCTGCAGGCCTCGACATCGACGGCATCCACCTGTTCAAGTCGGCGCAGGCGGTGGACGCTCACTGGGCGACCGCTAGCAAGCATCTCAGCTGCATGCAGGTGAGAAAACACTTCTTCACTAAACACTGCAAAACTGACATACTTGTTAATataccattattattattattattattattattattattattattattattattattatagaattttcataaaatataaaatgatctcaaaatgacaatattattatcacaataatttctatGACAACTTATCATACAGCCAAactttgttattgtgacaagccTGGCCATAGTAAAGAAGCGACTGTGCTGTGTTTTACAGGATCCCCCTGGCGTGCAGCTGTATGTGTCTGTGAAGGTGGTGGTGCTCAACGGCATTCGCCTCAACAAGTACAGGTGTCAGCGAGGCAGCAACTCCCTGGAGGGTTTGCACTCACACCTGTACAACGCCATTCCCTCGCAGAGATGTGGAATTATGCAGTTCCAAGTGAGGATGAGcagttttaatatataaaaacaaattctgacgACGCATCATGTTTCACATTCTTGCCTGTCTCCTCCCGGCTCCAGTGCCTTCCTCTGTGTTTGCTCACGCAGCATCAGACGTACAGTATGGGGCATAAGGGCCAAAAGAGAGATGAACGTGTGTCCTGGTCCTTTACACGCCAACGGTCGTGTCTTTCAGGTTTATCTAATTGCGTTTGCGGTGCAGTGGAACAACCGGATGGAGTCCCTCAGGGTTGCAGGTGGACACGGCCGGCAGACCTGGTGCATGGACCCGCGGCAGATTCAACGTATGAATCAGCAGGCTGAGGTGCTGTTTGGTAGAGAGCATGTTCTCGAACCCAACTTTGTTGCTCCAATGCCCTACCCTGCTGAGTACAAAGACCCGGACGAGGAAGAGCTTCTCGGGGTGGAGTACGCCATGTGTCAGTCGACCAGCTTCGCTGCAAAGGATTACTACGCCCAGCAAGGTAAACTATCTAGAAACAGAAATATGCTAACTAAGCTGCTAAATCTTTCTAAGTGAAACGTGAGGTAAATACATGTGATATAAAGTCTACTGTTGGCTTTTGCGACTGCACAGACGTGTTGGTAAAAAGCCCATTTTATACTTTGCAGTTGAGGAAGAGCAGAGCCGTGACGAAGAGGAGACGGCTGAACAGagcgaagaggaggaggagctggcagACGAAGGAGTGGACGTGTGCGGAGAGTCGGAGGAGGATCCAATGGACGCCGTCAGTGGGAAACACGCCATCCTCACTCGGTCAGagcaggtggaggaagaggacagcCCCGCCCTGCAGGATGTTCTCATGACTCAGAGCCACCTGCAGCTCCCTGGGCTGCAGGAAGTGGAAGCCTTGGCCTTGCTCCTTCTCCAACTGGCCGATGACACAGACCGTCACCTGGTGCCGGCCGACCTCAGGGTGAAGATTGCCTCCGCGGTCAGTGCTTTGTATGATCACGACAGGTCAGCTGCCAACTTTGTAAAACAATACGAGTCTCGGTGGGGCTACACCCTGTTTGGCCGATGCCTGGGAGCCGACACACCTGAGACCAGGGCGGCCCAAAAGACAAAGTTTTCTTGGATGAGGTACCCTCAGGCGGCACGTGTTACTGAAGACAGCCGTCTGTTGTACCTCATCATCAAGATGCTTAAGAACCGGCCGCCAGCCTGTCGTCTCACCTCCCCCACCAAGGTCACCACAGCTATCAAAGGGCAGTACAAACGCATTGTAGACCGAGTCAGAGA belongs to Gambusia affinis linkage group LG08, SWU_Gaff_1.0, whole genome shotgun sequence and includes:
- the LOC122835588 gene encoding uncharacterized protein LOC122835588, with the protein product MEFHPPPPPTSVKGGLPSMTSFFTTPVFFWRPVGVMQAKIRCPNSNCPAPPGEFLEKKGFGSYARQVCGMTNSYTLLTEKLKCTYCEKVRRVASEKHSDTEEVGGCREQQYIWLAHSPKILMNLAPAVRSMFPAILCGKRAVDKGVVTLLNDRVNSVSMSKVQRLLQQGHDEWYVERRDLYQTLLYEAHVAGDGSSQKSILPFAKAAGTYTPPPPRTPLPCARVLRRAHMIMEMEKMPVYRASILSVTGEILCIDGTKKILKKIYGDGQGTMQYVTSVLNQWGQFLTTVVVAAESEGCYRRMAKGLMARFDRAGAPAPIIIYADSNCCRDSGSSFLEKLFADWVQKGTVVRLDIRHWLHRWDAVVIKQSHAKYGLFMSALAGAVLAYNRDDMSLLIQAVRQGNLELYGRLSDEDMMAFLKPHQIRSYVRRITRGVEETASAIESIITELKGPAGLDIDGIHLFKSAQAVDAHWATASKHLSCMQDPPGVQLYVSVKVVVLNGIRLNKYRCQRGSNSLEGLHSHLYNAIPSQRCGIMQFQVYLIAFAVQWNNRMESLRVAGGHGRQTWCMDPRQIQRMNQQAEVLFGREHVLEPNFVAPMPYPAEYKDPDEEELLGVEYAMCQSTSFAAKDYYAQQVEEEQSRDEEETAEQSEEEEELADEGVDVCGESEEDPMDAVSGKHAILTRSEQVEEEDSPALQDVLMTQSHLQLPGLQEVEALALLLLQLADDTDRHLVPADLRVKIASAVSALYDHDSRHT